From Phaeocystidibacter marisrubri, the proteins below share one genomic window:
- a CDS encoding putative porin gives MKKNVALSLIALLSCVMSYGQEVVIRDSSDVIMNESHEDSLKEAYSALTIRQWDELSFRPVDSTITVLNHTRLNEWNRDLYGQLSMANLATPLVYLVYDPDLSIGPRSGFQSYFHGWGNARDIPLYDVKAPLSGIRYLSGYERGQLFGGYLTLNAHERLNFFFDFQRVSARGDYFSQDNLSDQVKASSHYRTKNNHYSYQTALLWNKNRGRESGGITNTDGFSNPDSLITNRELINIRWNDSYFKATQFNLTFSQQYLPFADSMGAKGIGVYHEGDFRTSNRTFFSTDSILGNWYLDSAETRDSTRVLSTDQQVGLVFQSGVKGFSYAKVGIGYAYGALSTDSIRRTQDAIYLSGEVRGETKSFDWRAKGRYHIIGTQVGGFDIRGNLRAELYGLEVGADAIFQNQMPTLQSQQWYGNDFRWNNNWESTYYQKLGGYASYNDYIRLGVNLNNWSRPVYYDESALPMQLEGAMQLIQTELNVRVPLSTWLIVTSKTTFQVTSGSGDILRLPTWVNRSGIFGKWQIYEGALKAYTGLESMVYSKYKANAYMPVTGVFHLQNGQEIGNFFYLNAVAGFRIGTAEIYVLAENVAEGLFNRSYYAAPYYPLADRTIHLGLRWRFFN, from the coding sequence GTGAAAAAGAATGTAGCATTATCGCTTATCGCACTGCTCTCGTGCGTCATGTCCTATGGACAAGAGGTGGTTATTCGTGATTCCTCTGATGTGATTATGAATGAATCTCATGAAGATTCACTGAAAGAGGCATATTCGGCCTTAACAATTCGCCAATGGGACGAGTTGTCTTTCCGTCCGGTGGATAGTACCATTACGGTTTTGAATCATACCCGACTGAATGAATGGAATAGAGATCTGTACGGGCAGTTGTCGATGGCTAACCTTGCCACACCACTGGTATATTTGGTATATGATCCAGACCTTTCCATTGGACCTCGCTCGGGATTTCAATCGTATTTCCACGGTTGGGGCAACGCGCGGGATATTCCTCTCTATGACGTTAAGGCTCCTCTATCGGGTATTCGATATTTGAGTGGTTATGAACGGGGTCAACTATTTGGGGGGTACTTGACACTGAACGCACATGAACGCCTCAATTTCTTCTTTGATTTTCAACGCGTGTCTGCCAGAGGTGATTATTTTTCTCAGGATAACCTTTCAGACCAGGTCAAAGCAAGTAGTCACTATCGCACTAAGAATAATCATTACAGCTATCAAACGGCTTTATTGTGGAATAAAAACCGCGGTAGAGAGAGCGGCGGTATTACCAATACCGATGGTTTTAGCAATCCAGATAGCCTGATAACAAATCGCGAGCTCATCAATATTCGATGGAATGATAGCTACTTTAAAGCAACTCAGTTCAATTTGACTTTTAGTCAGCAGTATCTTCCGTTTGCCGATAGTATGGGCGCGAAGGGAATTGGGGTGTATCACGAGGGTGATTTCAGAACGTCAAATCGAACCTTCTTTTCAACAGATAGTATTCTTGGTAACTGGTACTTAGACTCTGCGGAAACAAGAGATAGCACCCGTGTTCTTTCAACTGATCAGCAAGTAGGGCTCGTTTTCCAAAGCGGTGTGAAGGGATTCTCTTATGCGAAAGTGGGGATAGGATATGCCTACGGCGCGCTCTCTACGGATTCCATACGACGCACACAAGATGCCATCTATCTCTCTGGAGAGGTGAGAGGCGAAACGAAGTCGTTTGACTGGCGAGCTAAAGGACGGTACCACATTATAGGAACTCAAGTTGGTGGATTTGACATACGTGGAAACCTTCGAGCCGAATTATATGGTCTTGAAGTTGGAGCTGACGCCATCTTCCAAAATCAAATGCCAACCTTGCAAAGTCAACAGTGGTATGGAAACGACTTTAGATGGAACAACAACTGGGAGTCCACCTATTATCAAAAGTTAGGAGGATATGCCAGTTACAACGACTACATTCGATTGGGAGTCAATTTGAATAACTGGAGCAGACCGGTATACTATGATGAATCTGCACTGCCAATGCAATTGGAAGGTGCTATGCAGCTCATCCAAACCGAATTGAATGTGCGTGTTCCACTCAGCACCTGGTTGATCGTGACGAGTAAGACTACCTTCCAGGTCACTTCAGGATCTGGAGATATCCTTCGCCTGCCCACCTGGGTGAACCGAAGTGGCATTTTTGGGAAGTGGCAAATTTACGAAGGAGCGCTTAAGGCTTATACCGGACTAGAATCCATGGTGTATTCTAAGTATAAAGCCAATGCCTACATGCCTGTAACTGGAGTGTTTCATCTTCAAAATGGTCAAGAGATTGGGAACTTCTTCTATCTAAATGCCGTTGCTGGATTTAGAATTGGCACTGCAGAAATCTACGTGCTCGCAGAGAATGTCGCAGAGGGCTTATTTAACAGGTCGTACTACGCAGCACCTTATTATCCATTGGCAGATCGAACGATTCATTTGGGACTCCGATGGAGATTCTTTAATTAA
- a CDS encoding adenosylcobalamin-dependent ribonucleoside-diphosphate reductase: protein MPSDITVSTTRTYTYEEVYSASLQYFRNDELAATTWMNKYARKNSKGEFLETTPADMHRRMAREFARIEGKYKDQFDRNSKGLSTYGKNRPHLDEKSIFHLFDNFKYVVPQGSVMFGLGNTDVLASLSNCVVMPSPYDSYGGIMHTDQQLTQLFKRRCGVGIDLSSLRPSNQTVNNAAGTTSGAVSFMERFSNTTREVAQNGRRGALMLTMDVAHPDIEDFVKIKQDLSKVTGANISIRLSDAFMSAVEQKEPFTLQWPIDSDKPSVTKEVDAVSLWNTIIKCAHNSAEPGLIFWDRQHHYSTSSVYPGYENLSTNPCSEIAMQGGDSCRLIAINLYSFVNDPFTADASFDYELFYQTTYEAQRLMDDLVDLELEHVQKVIDKIKQDPEPDYIKQPELDLWQLLYDNGKNGRRTGLGFTGLGDAIAALGLKMDEKGGLETIDTIMRTKLKGEFDSSIDMSIERGSFVGFDPVIEATSEFIQMMKEDFPEVHDRMMEHGRRNISISTVAPTGSLSMLTQTTSGIEPPFMLSYKRRRKLSGKSDETKVSFVDELGDAWEEFDVYHAKLKTWMEISGKSEISESPYAGATANEIDWIKRVEVQSIVQKYTTHSISSTINLPSDVSVGKVGEIYLESWKHGLKGITVYRDGSRSGVLVSKDEKKAKVDLNAPVIPRPDTLEARIIRFKNESENWIAVVGILDDLPYEIFTGKAEDAFNLPPYVTRGSVVRARTETQTRYDFQYTDSQGYRVTIEGLSRSFNKEFWNYAKLISGVLRHRMPLPYVVELVSNLNLDNDFINSWKNGVARALKTFIPDGTVAVDKTCPDCGDTDGLIYEEGCLKCKSCGHSKCG from the coding sequence ATGCCATCAGATATAACCGTATCCACCACGCGGACCTACACCTACGAAGAAGTTTACAGCGCTAGTTTACAATATTTTAGAAACGATGAACTAGCAGCCACTACTTGGATGAACAAGTATGCGCGAAAGAATTCAAAAGGCGAATTTCTAGAAACTACACCTGCAGACATGCACCGCAGGATGGCCCGTGAGTTTGCCCGAATAGAAGGAAAATACAAGGATCAATTCGACCGAAATTCGAAAGGCCTATCCACTTATGGGAAGAACCGTCCGCATCTGGATGAGAAGTCCATTTTCCATCTCTTCGACAATTTCAAATATGTCGTTCCCCAAGGTTCAGTTATGTTTGGTTTGGGCAATACAGATGTTCTTGCCTCTCTTTCCAATTGTGTTGTAATGCCATCCCCGTACGACAGCTACGGTGGTATCATGCACACGGATCAGCAGCTTACTCAACTGTTTAAGAGAAGGTGTGGAGTTGGCATTGATCTATCCTCCCTTCGCCCCTCAAACCAAACTGTAAACAACGCAGCTGGAACCACAAGCGGAGCCGTTTCCTTCATGGAGCGATTCAGCAACACAACACGTGAAGTTGCGCAAAATGGAAGAAGGGGAGCTTTGATGCTAACTATGGATGTAGCCCATCCCGACATTGAGGATTTTGTAAAGATTAAGCAAGATTTATCGAAGGTAACAGGTGCAAACATATCCATTCGCTTGAGCGATGCCTTTATGTCTGCTGTAGAGCAGAAAGAGCCGTTTACTCTGCAATGGCCTATAGATAGTGATAAGCCTTCCGTAACCAAAGAAGTTGACGCGGTTTCGCTTTGGAACACCATCATCAAATGTGCGCATAACTCAGCTGAGCCGGGGCTCATCTTCTGGGATAGACAACATCACTACTCCACCTCAAGCGTGTACCCTGGGTATGAAAACCTTAGTACCAATCCGTGTTCAGAGATCGCCATGCAGGGAGGAGACAGTTGCCGTCTCATTGCAATTAACCTGTACTCTTTCGTAAACGATCCATTCACTGCCGATGCATCGTTTGATTACGAGCTTTTCTATCAAACCACGTATGAAGCACAGCGCCTCATGGACGACTTGGTTGATCTAGAGTTGGAGCATGTTCAGAAAGTCATCGACAAGATCAAACAAGATCCTGAGCCCGATTATATCAAACAACCTGAGCTCGACTTGTGGCAGCTCCTATATGACAATGGTAAGAACGGTAGACGAACCGGCTTGGGCTTTACGGGGCTTGGAGATGCCATCGCAGCACTGGGGTTAAAAATGGATGAAAAGGGTGGTTTGGAAACCATTGACACCATAATGCGTACGAAACTTAAAGGGGAATTCGATAGCTCCATTGACATGAGCATTGAACGCGGTTCTTTCGTAGGTTTCGATCCAGTGATAGAGGCTACCTCTGAATTCATTCAAATGATGAAAGAGGATTTCCCTGAAGTTCACGATAGAATGATGGAACACGGAAGACGAAATATCTCCATTAGTACCGTCGCTCCAACAGGGTCTTTAAGCATGCTCACACAAACCACTTCGGGAATTGAACCTCCATTCATGCTAAGCTACAAGCGCAGAAGAAAATTGAGTGGCAAATCTGATGAAACCAAAGTGAGCTTTGTAGATGAATTGGGAGATGCTTGGGAGGAGTTTGACGTGTACCATGCAAAACTCAAAACATGGATGGAAATCAGTGGAAAGAGCGAAATATCCGAGAGTCCTTATGCGGGAGCCACCGCAAATGAGATTGATTGGATAAAGCGCGTTGAAGTACAATCTATCGTTCAGAAATATACCACACACTCCATCAGTTCAACCATCAACCTCCCTTCTGATGTAAGCGTTGGAAAAGTTGGCGAGATCTATCTCGAATCTTGGAAACATGGACTAAAGGGAATTACTGTATACCGTGATGGTAGTAGAAGTGGAGTTCTGGTTTCTAAAGACGAGAAGAAGGCAAAGGTAGATTTGAACGCTCCCGTCATTCCTCGTCCAGACACATTGGAGGCACGCATCATTCGCTTTAAAAATGAAAGTGAAAACTGGATTGCCGTTGTGGGGATTCTAGACGACTTGCCGTATGAAATCTTTACAGGTAAGGCCGAAGATGCATTCAATCTTCCTCCTTATGTGACCCGAGGTTCCGTTGTACGTGCACGCACGGAAACACAAACACGATACGACTTCCAGTACACGGATAGTCAGGGCTACCGCGTAACCATTGAAGGCTTGTCGCGTTCCTTCAACAAGGAATTCTGGAATTACGCCAAGCTTATTTCAGGGGTACTTCGCCACCGCATGCCTCTGCCTTATGTAGTTGAATTGGTAAGTAATTTGAATCTCGACAATGACTTCATCAATTCATGGAAGAACGGTGTAGCGAGAGCGCTGAAAACCTTCATTCCAGACGGTACGGTTGCAGTAGACAAAACCTGTCCAGATTGCGGAGACACAGACGGATTAATTTACGAAGAAGGATGTTTGAAGTGTAAAAGCTGTGGTCACTCCAAATGTGGATAA
- a CDS encoding asparagine synthetase B yields MDEQGQRDHLKAYGIAYWSLERSVEVQWLLNYRGGAFMIPHHAEIQRECTIRGVSFETLSDVDADGILAQIASPSVNMEAVKLEKAPKIAVYSPEGNQPWDDAVTLVLTYAEIPYDIIYDREVLNDELTKYDWLHLHHEDFTGQYGKFYASFRMSAWYIEQKLQAEKDAAELGFDKVSELKLAVALRIKEYVAGGGFLFAMCSATDSYDIALSAEGVDICEPMFDGDPSDPSYQNQIDFTRTLAFRDFTLSQDPNEYEFSDIDMTNSRRIDAENDFFTLFDYSAKWDVIPSMLCQNHTRIVPGFMGQTTAYRRELIKPDVLIMGETKANGEARYIHGELGRGQWTFYGGHDPEDYTHRVGDPPTELELHPNSPGYRLILNNILFPAARKQKQKT; encoded by the coding sequence ATGGATGAACAGGGTCAACGCGATCACCTCAAAGCCTATGGAATTGCCTATTGGTCACTTGAGAGAAGTGTAGAAGTCCAATGGTTATTGAATTATAGAGGAGGCGCCTTCATGATTCCTCATCATGCAGAAATTCAGCGTGAGTGCACAATTCGCGGAGTGAGCTTTGAAACGTTGTCGGATGTTGACGCAGATGGAATTCTAGCGCAGATCGCTTCACCATCTGTGAATATGGAAGCGGTGAAGTTGGAGAAAGCTCCAAAAATCGCCGTCTATTCTCCAGAGGGAAATCAACCTTGGGATGATGCCGTAACACTGGTGCTCACATATGCGGAGATTCCCTACGATATCATTTACGATAGAGAAGTTCTTAACGACGAGCTAACCAAATACGATTGGCTTCACCTTCACCATGAAGACTTCACGGGTCAGTACGGAAAATTTTACGCCAGCTTCCGCATGTCGGCCTGGTACATAGAACAAAAACTTCAGGCCGAAAAAGATGCTGCGGAATTGGGGTTTGATAAAGTTTCCGAGCTCAAGTTAGCGGTAGCCCTTCGAATCAAAGAGTACGTTGCAGGAGGAGGATTTCTCTTCGCCATGTGTTCTGCCACCGATAGCTACGATATTGCACTTTCTGCCGAAGGTGTGGATATCTGCGAACCTATGTTTGACGGTGATCCATCTGATCCCAGCTATCAGAATCAAATCGACTTTACACGTACACTTGCTTTTCGTGATTTCACCCTAAGTCAAGATCCCAACGAATACGAATTCTCGGATATTGACATGACGAATTCGAGAAGAATCGATGCTGAGAATGACTTCTTCACCCTCTTTGATTACTCCGCTAAGTGGGATGTCATTCCTTCCATGCTTTGTCAGAATCACACGAGAATTGTTCCTGGCTTTATGGGACAAACTACAGCGTATCGCCGAGAATTAATCAAGCCCGATGTACTTATCATGGGCGAAACGAAGGCCAATGGAGAAGCTCGATATATTCATGGAGAACTCGGCAGAGGTCAGTGGACCTTCTATGGTGGGCATGATCCTGAAGATTATACCCATCGAGTGGGTGATCCTCCTACGGAATTGGAACTTCATCCAAATTCACCCGGCTATCGACTCATTTTGAACAACATTTTGTTCCCCGCAGCACGTAAGCAGAAACAGAAGACCTAG
- the dnaB gene encoding replicative DNA helicase, giving the protein MNQPDNNPSPRRNQKSKSVVQLEQGRIPPQAVELEEAVLGALLIDNSALNQVIDILSPEAFYKDTHSKIYQAIHNLFGRSEAIDILTVAQDLRKKGQLDQVGGEYYLVHLSQRVSSSAHIEYHARIIVQKHIQRELIRVSSEIINEAFDESADVLELLDKAEQSLFNVAQGNLKKNYESSQDLIHQAISRIEEISKKEGLSGVPSGFSQVDRVTSGWQRSDLVIIAARPGMGKTAFVLSMARNIAIDHQTPVAVFSLEMSSVQLITRLISSETGLSSEKLRKGNLDDHEWQQLLAKVKNLEDAPIFIDDTPALSVFDMRAKCRRLVAQHGVSIIIIDYLQLMTAGGGKNGGNREQEISTISRSLKSIAKELNVPVIALSQLSRSVETRGGSKRPLLSDLRESGAIEQDADIVSFIYRPEYYGITEWDDDGSPSESQGEFMIAKHRNGSLENVRLKFEGHMAKFSDLDEVGGFDQPAVFESKMNSDDENQDFFGDSGPTEDYGSAF; this is encoded by the coding sequence ATGAATCAGCCTGACAACAATCCTTCTCCGAGAAGAAATCAAAAAAGTAAGTCCGTAGTTCAACTGGAACAAGGACGAATTCCACCACAAGCCGTAGAGCTTGAGGAGGCCGTATTGGGTGCTCTTTTGATTGACAACTCTGCACTTAACCAAGTCATTGACATCTTGAGTCCAGAGGCCTTTTACAAGGATACGCACTCCAAGATTTATCAAGCCATCCACAATCTATTTGGTCGTTCGGAAGCGATTGATATTTTGACCGTTGCACAAGACTTGAGAAAGAAAGGACAGCTGGATCAAGTGGGAGGAGAATACTACCTCGTACACTTGAGTCAGCGCGTATCTTCATCGGCCCACATTGAATACCACGCTAGAATTATCGTTCAAAAGCATATTCAACGTGAGCTCATTCGAGTTTCCTCTGAGATCATCAACGAGGCATTTGACGAAAGTGCAGACGTACTTGAACTCTTGGACAAAGCAGAACAGAGCTTGTTTAACGTGGCTCAAGGGAACTTGAAAAAGAACTACGAAAGTTCACAAGACCTCATTCACCAAGCGATTTCTAGAATTGAAGAAATCTCTAAGAAAGAAGGTCTTTCAGGAGTTCCAAGTGGATTCTCTCAAGTGGATAGAGTTACATCGGGTTGGCAGCGATCTGACTTGGTGATTATTGCGGCTCGTCCTGGTATGGGTAAAACCGCATTCGTACTCTCCATGGCGAGAAACATCGCCATCGACCATCAAACACCTGTAGCAGTATTCTCTTTGGAGATGAGTTCCGTTCAGTTGATCACTCGTTTGATTTCCAGCGAAACCGGACTTTCTTCGGAGAAGTTGAGAAAGGGAAACTTGGACGATCACGAATGGCAGCAATTGCTAGCGAAGGTGAAGAACTTGGAAGATGCACCTATCTTTATTGACGACACCCCTGCCCTTTCCGTATTTGATATGCGTGCAAAGTGTAGACGTTTGGTAGCACAGCACGGCGTAAGTATCATCATCATTGACTACCTCCAGTTGATGACCGCTGGCGGTGGCAAGAATGGCGGTAACCGCGAACAAGAAATCTCCACGATTTCCCGTTCCCTAAAGAGTATTGCCAAAGAATTGAACGTTCCAGTAATCGCCCTGTCTCAGCTGAGTCGAAGCGTAGAAACACGTGGAGGTAGCAAGCGACCGCTTCTATCTGACCTTCGTGAATCTGGTGCGATTGAGCAAGATGCCGATATCGTATCCTTCATCTACCGTCCAGAATACTATGGAATTACCGAATGGGACGACGATGGAAGTCCAAGTGAATCCCAAGGTGAATTCATGATCGCCAAACACCGTAACGGTAGTTTGGAAAACGTTCGCTTGAAATTTGAAGGCCATATGGCTAAATTCTCCGATCTTGACGAGGTAGGAGGATTTGATCAACCTGCAGTGTTTGAATCTAAAATGAATTCTGATGATGAGAACCAGGACTTCTTCGGCGATTCGGGACCAACAGAAGACTACGGTTCTGCGTTCTAG
- a CDS encoding acetyl-CoA carboxylase carboxyltransferase subunit alpha — MDYLDFETPIQELEEQLEKTRGLEVETNTDMNKTIKELEKRIVQTRKEIAKNLTPWQRVQLSRHPSRPYTLAYIEAMTNGNFLELHGDRGVKDDKAMVGGWGEIDGESYMFIGQQKGVNTKMRQYRNFGMPNPEGYRKALRLMKMAEKFNRPVVALIDTPGAFPGLEAEERGQGEAIARNIFEMARLRVPIICIIIGEGASGGALGIGVGDKVLMLENTWYSVISPESCSSILWRSWDYKEQAASALKLTAEDMLKNKLIDGIIKEPLGGAHVNPDEIFKTVASEISKHYNKLKTLDVDKLIDKRVEKFCKMGVYSE; from the coding sequence ATGGACTATCTAGACTTCGAGACCCCTATCCAGGAGTTGGAGGAACAGTTGGAAAAAACCCGTGGCTTGGAAGTTGAAACCAACACGGACATGAACAAGACCATCAAGGAACTTGAAAAGCGTATTGTTCAAACCAGAAAGGAAATCGCAAAGAATCTCACACCTTGGCAACGCGTACAATTGTCGCGTCACCCAAGCAGACCGTATACACTCGCTTATATTGAAGCCATGACCAATGGCAACTTTCTAGAACTTCACGGGGATCGTGGAGTGAAAGATGACAAAGCGATGGTTGGCGGTTGGGGAGAAATCGATGGCGAATCTTACATGTTCATCGGCCAACAGAAAGGAGTAAACACCAAGATGCGTCAGTACCGCAACTTTGGTATGCCCAATCCTGAAGGGTACCGCAAGGCACTTCGCCTGATGAAAATGGCAGAGAAATTCAACCGTCCGGTGGTTGCCCTTATCGACACTCCGGGAGCTTTCCCTGGATTGGAAGCCGAGGAGCGAGGCCAAGGTGAAGCCATTGCACGCAACATCTTTGAGATGGCTCGATTGAGAGTTCCTATCATTTGTATCATTATTGGTGAAGGTGCTTCTGGTGGTGCTTTGGGAATTGGTGTAGGCGACAAAGTGCTTATGCTCGAAAACACATGGTACTCTGTGATTTCCCCAGAGAGCTGTTCTTCTATCTTGTGGCGATCTTGGGATTACAAGGAGCAAGCTGCTTCTGCTCTTAAGCTCACTGCTGAAGATATGCTGAAGAACAAACTCATCGATGGTATCATTAAAGAGCCATTGGGTGGAGCACATGTGAATCCAGACGAAATATTCAAGACTGTAGCTTCAGAGATCTCGAAACACTACAACAAATTGAAAACTCTTGATGTAGATAAGCTCATCGACAAACGCGTTGAGAAGTTCTGCAAAATGGGAGTATACAGCGAATAG
- a CDS encoding DMT family transporter yields the protein MPFWVLSASDLLLSKRTYNAQLRLHFVVFLWGFTAILGDIISVDSIPLVTYRMLIAVISIYAFLKFKGVNVAVSGPLRWKLYGAGMIIALHWITFFHAIKISTVSVTLACIGSGTLFVSILEPLFFRRKIALSEVLLGIAVAAGIFTIANAETSYINGVIVALISAFLSALFSVMNGMLVKKSNSAVITVHELFGGWLAIALLMIAQLAFGERSVESISLTAKDVGLLIVLGTIATAYAFIESVAVMKELSPFTVVLTINLEPVYGILLAYFLLGDDEKMSPEFYFGALIILASVLINGYLKRKQRRRSQETS from the coding sequence TTGCCCTTCTGGGTATTATCAGCTTCCGACTTGCTCCTAAGTAAACGTACATATAACGCCCAGCTCAGACTCCATTTCGTTGTATTTCTATGGGGTTTTACTGCCATCCTGGGAGATATAATTTCCGTGGATTCCATCCCCCTTGTGACCTATCGCATGCTCATCGCCGTCATTTCCATTTACGCCTTTCTGAAATTTAAAGGAGTAAATGTTGCTGTAAGCGGTCCTTTGCGATGGAAGCTCTATGGTGCGGGGATGATTATAGCCCTTCATTGGATCACCTTTTTCCATGCCATAAAGATCTCAACGGTTAGTGTCACTTTAGCCTGCATCGGATCGGGAACCCTCTTCGTTTCCATTCTGGAACCCTTATTCTTTAGGCGAAAGATTGCCCTATCTGAAGTCTTATTGGGAATCGCAGTTGCGGCCGGGATCTTCACCATAGCCAATGCAGAAACCAGTTATATCAATGGAGTCATAGTCGCATTGATTTCCGCATTCCTTTCCGCCCTTTTCAGCGTGATGAACGGGATGCTTGTGAAGAAGAGCAACTCTGCGGTGATCACCGTTCATGAACTCTTTGGGGGATGGTTGGCAATTGCACTTTTGATGATCGCTCAACTCGCCTTTGGAGAGCGCAGCGTAGAATCTATTTCACTTACAGCCAAAGACGTTGGGCTCTTAATTGTACTGGGAACCATTGCCACCGCTTATGCCTTCATCGAATCGGTAGCAGTGATGAAGGAACTCAGTCCATTTACCGTGGTTCTCACCATCAACTTAGAACCTGTTTATGGCATTTTACTCGCCTATTTCCTCCTTGGCGATGATGAAAAAATGTCGCCTGAGTTCTACTTTGGAGCATTAATTATCCTAGCTTCCGTTCTGATTAACGGGTACTTAAAGCGCAAACAGCGAAGAAGATCACAAGAAACTTCGTAG
- a CDS encoding LptF/LptG family permease yields MKLVDRYIFKKFLGTFTLFFVLLMLIAVVIDISEKLEDFTKNGALLNEIVFDYYVNFIAYYGNLFSALILFLSTIFFTSKMANNTEIVPILTGGRSFSRFTVPYFFGATVVFLISAAINHFVIPVTNVKRLEFEAKYTQVRDDRRTTQIFRQVEPGHVVYFYSFSPERNAGYQFTYDVYDIKENRMVKKLEADYVRYDSIKGTWRLDNWEIRNIHEDGTESLQRGRRVDTTFSFDGNDIVPRLSSTAMMTTPDLIKFIEKEELRGSERLNFHIIELNNRTAYPFSSFILVLIAVSISSRKRRGGLGVNIAIGLILVMIYIFFMQISTTLSTHGNFPPTLAVWTPNMVFALLGIISFRLAPK; encoded by the coding sequence GTGAAGCTTGTTGATCGCTACATATTTAAGAAATTCCTTGGCACATTTACCTTGTTTTTTGTGCTCTTGATGCTCATTGCTGTGGTGATTGACATCTCTGAGAAATTGGAGGATTTCACCAAGAATGGTGCGCTTTTAAATGAGATCGTTTTCGACTATTACGTGAACTTCATCGCGTACTATGGCAACCTGTTTAGCGCCTTAATCCTCTTCTTGTCTACCATCTTCTTCACATCCAAGATGGCCAACAATACCGAAATTGTTCCTATTCTGACCGGAGGAAGAAGTTTTAGTCGATTTACGGTTCCTTACTTTTTTGGAGCAACGGTAGTCTTCTTAATCAGTGCGGCCATCAACCATTTCGTCATTCCAGTCACCAATGTAAAGCGCCTAGAATTCGAGGCAAAATACACTCAAGTAAGAGACGACCGACGAACCACTCAAATCTTTCGTCAGGTTGAACCCGGGCATGTCGTTTACTTCTACTCCTTTAGTCCAGAGCGTAATGCCGGCTATCAATTCACCTACGATGTGTACGACATCAAAGAGAATCGAATGGTGAAAAAACTGGAGGCCGACTACGTTCGCTACGACAGTATTAAAGGTACCTGGCGACTCGACAACTGGGAAATCCGAAACATCCATGAGGATGGCACGGAATCTCTGCAGAGAGGTCGGCGTGTGGACACCACCTTTTCCTTTGACGGCAACGATATCGTACCCAGACTATCGTCTACCGCGATGATGACCACGCCCGACTTAATCAAATTTATTGAAAAAGAAGAGCTGCGTGGCTCCGAGCGATTGAACTTTCATATCATCGAGCTCAACAACCGTACAGCCTACCCTTTCTCCAGCTTCATCCTTGTTCTCATTGCTGTTTCCATCAGCAGTAGAAAACGACGAGGGGGATTGGGGGTCAATATTGCCATAGGTCTCATTTTGGTGATGATCTACATCTTCTTCATGCAGATATCTACCACCCTATCAACGCATGGAAACTTTCCTCCTACTTTAGCTGTTTGGACACCGAATATGGTCTTTGCCCTTCTGGGTATTATCAGCTTCCGACTTGCTCCTAAGTAA